The genome window GAAAACTCACTCACCCGGCGATAATTTAAACCCCCTGTCGTCGATAACCTTTCACGACCCCACACGATTTTTGAATCTGGCCTGTTCTTGATCGGTAGTGGTGAATGTGAGGGGTTAATCCATATTTTTCTACCCCTGTTCGGTTGTTTACCTACTTCCTGGTCGACGCCGCCATCTTGATCTTAGGAGGGAGGAGTCTTCCGGTGACGTCAGCGCGCATCCAACAACTTGGTGGAATTGGGAAAAAAATCTTTCGTTTTACTTAAACTGCGTCTATTTGAAAATAgaaaaacacaagcttatatAGAAAGTTACATTTCTGAACATAAATGAATGTCTTTGATTTGATTTTccaaattgtattttttattctaaGCAATTGGAGCCCACACAAGGTGTAGTTATTCTTTATTTGGGGAAAAATGGAAGGTTGTGGCAACAGGATACAGCTGCGGCAAAAATCTCGCGAAATCTCGCCGGATAAgggctgttttcatcctaatcctacccccaaacctaacccttaACTCAACATCTCGCGAGACTTTtccgtagctgtatcccctctACCCAGAACCAAAAAAGGAaccttttaacatttttatagcctaaatattttttataataaatagttATGTACATTTCATTCAAATCAAATTTCTATTTTAGCCTTTTATATACTTCAAAACGTAATCAAATATAATATTTAGTGTTGTCTAAGATACATAAAGTATAATAACATATTGACCATATGCCaccaattattattttgttttcattcAATAATGAACTGTTTAGTACTGtaacatttaatattaaatCAATATAATTGTAACCATCCAAAAGTCCATTAATGTTAAATAAGCATTTAACATCAATATTAatagtttatatttaaatttaaaataaatattaatcaatattaaagtaaCGTccaagattttttatttaatgtattatTAAGTATTACATCTTCATTATTATAGCATCAACCAGTATCATAGATTTTGACACACATTAAAGGGAACATTtaactttttaagatgtaaaattaaTCTTTTGgttccccagagtacgtatgtgaagtttaagcatataaataatttattatagcatgttaaaattaccactttgtagttgtgagcaaaaatgggtgtgtcattttaaatgcaaattagctgatgaaatgcaaacactgatgaACATAacggtggtttgttgaaattgaaactcagttgtgctgtcAAAACAGCTGGCAATTCGGTGTCCTCCAGgagtgtttaaaagttttggtgtgcacaacccctaaggggcagtattattataaaaatatccccttctgacatcacaaggggagctcaattttttttagttactgggttgatctttcccacattttctaggttgatagaagcactggggacccaattctAGCACTTtccatgatatgtcccctttaacatagACAACAAAACATAATAGCACAATAACAAACATTATGACAACTGCCAACCTTTTTTCTGGGCATTACAATATATACAGTTAactattattatttatacagttaatgtaatttaatattaatattattaactgaatattaatattattgtatattttaattatgaaatgcatttttaaaatgacatcatGATAGTTTCTTCATATGAATATGTGCTAACACCGTTCATTGATCTCAGTCTTTGAAATAATGGGCGTGTAATAGTTCAGAGTCCATGAACTTTGGCAGATTTGACCTGTTTTATGTTGATTCAATCATCATCTGAGTACATTACAGGACACACACAGAGAGCTGCCTTTAAACTTCATGTATagtttcagttttaagaaggcTGTAGATTACTAAATATCTTCATACACTGCCTGTAGGACTTTTAAAGtggattgttttattttaaatctatgTGGATGATGAATCTCCCACCACAGATAAGTGTTTTCATTCTGTCTCTGACGGCTCCTTTTATTCTCTACACAATCAACAATGTCTCCATCTTACAAGAGTAAGTTTCTCTATCATTTTagtatttgtaaaatattaacaattgtAATAATCTTCCTTATGAAATTTAGACGGTCTGGATGGTTTTtgaaattattataaaatgaaCAAATTTTAACAAAAGAGGTCAACCAACCTACATTCACTCTGTACTGAACCATTAAAACCTGCCAAgatctttatatttatattcatgTATTTATGATGATGCTAGCATTTGTTTATGTACTACTAAGAGAATTACAGACAAATGGGACAATGTAAACCAATGTAATGATCCTAAAATAAAGTTAATCAAGTTGATACAACAtatgcagatttttttacaaagtaaTGTATGTAATCTGGACATTATTTAGTGGAATTCACCCATAAACTAAACCTTCTGTTGTCATACATTATAAGAGATAATCAGCAGGTTTCCATATAACATGATAATTTTTAATTCAATGTGATATGACTTTAATATGTGCTGACTAAAACTATTTTCTCATGTCATTCAGTCCACAGGTTATATTGGCTATTGGAATTGCAGTTCTTACAACTGTGTTGCTTTTGGCAAAGTTCAGTTTGAAGACAAAAACTGATGTTGATCCTCTCTTCTATGGTAAGACCACAAGAGAAATCTCTTTAACGTATCAATTGATTCTCTTAGACAGTAATGAGATTGAATGGAGAGTGAATAGGGACATATTTTGTAAAGCTTTATCAAAAGACCCCAATAATCTGGCATGTGTGTCCTGAAGAGATCTCACGAATGTCTCAATACTCAATCTGATCTGAATATGACTTTAATATGACTCcacatttattttacagctcTATACTCAATTATGGCTCTATAACAATAATTAACTCATTAAgatttattgttattttatcTGTGACATTTTAAAAGAAGCATCTGAGACAAAGCTTTGCTGAAATACTTTTAACTTTCCTGAGCTATGAGATCAAAGAGCCTCTGACCAGTTGAATTTGGCAGTCCTTGGCTTGGCGGACAGCCAGTAAATCATTATGAAATAATctacgagagagagagatttcagCTTCTCTAAAGATCACTCACAATTTTGCCTATAAGAAAACAAGCTTATATAAGAATAGTATAAAAACAACCTCCGAGAGCAATTTCTTCTAATCATCCAAGAACAGACAAACAATGTTTTCCAGGATGATGGAGCAGCTTTGCCATAAGGCAAAATTGATAACTTAGTGGGTCGGGGAACAAAAAACTCCCCAGAAGACCTAAATCCCATTGAGAGTCTTCAAGAGGTGGGTCGACAAACAAAAACTGACACATTCTGACAAACTCCAAGCATTGATTATGCAAGAATGAGCTGCCATCAGTCACAAAGTCGATTGACAGCATGCCAGAGCAAATTGCAGAAGTCTTGAAAAAGAAATGTCAACACTGCAAATACTGACTTAATGTACATAAACTTAATGTAATTGTCAATAAAAGCCTTTGACATTTTGAAATGCTTGTAATTATACTTTAATATACGacggctgttgaatgctttatttagactggttgagaaatgttccacgggttgccattattttttgataaacgcGGCCTGACCTGtttaatgtcttaaaataaccaccagagcattGTCTTTGGTaatcgtggtataagaggaattaTTGACTCcggttattttaattatttgaataaaaaaaaaaatgcacacctgCATTAACACCTTgtacattatttttgaataattcagagcctgtcgtcaattattctttACGTATACCGTAGTCACATCTGAGAAAAGGTCTAAAAACATTGAAGAGCAGTGAAAATTAATATTTGTGTCATTCTCAAAACTTTTGACCACAGCTGTGTGTGAAAATAATAGCTTAAAAGATAAAGTGTGTTAGAGACAGATGTTTGGATGTTTGGGTTTGATGGTGAGAGAAGATGGATGAGATGAATCTTGTGAGCTTATTGTACTGATGCTCTTCATCTGTGTGTTGAAGTATTCGCTGTGTTTTCCTTCACTTCTGTGGTTGGCATCACAAACGCTTTGCAGCAGGATGGATATATCAAAGGATTTATGGACTTTTACATAAGCAAGgtcagcacacacacacacacacacacacacacacacacacacacatacatgtgaAGAGAGTATGCACTCATCTCTGTTTTAATGTCTTGAAGGCGGAACCGTACTTGAGTTCTGCTCATTGCATCATGATGGGATATTGGGATGGAGTTGTTCACTATGGGCTGCTTCTCATTATGCTCCATCAGATGAGCACAGGGTAAAAATCATTTACCTAAACAACACACGTCAGTACATCAATATAACATTTAGGTTTAAAAGAGATTCATGAGTCAGATGTTTGCTCTCATTTATCCAGAAAGCCTTTCCGGAGTATGGCTCTCGTGTGGGCGGGATCTATCATAGCTCATCAGATCGTCCTTATCCCAGGGATTATAATCGGTAAGAAACTAAAATcattttacatgtatgcattttggcagatgctttaatccaaagcaaaTTACATTTCTTATCACTATGTGTTTTCCTCTGGTTCAAACCCATAACGTTTTGTGCTGCtataatgcaatgctctaccccTGAGGTATACAGGAGCACGCTCTTGTTTCTGTCAGGTTATATATTGAAGTCTTTGTTGCTGTGTTTTTAGGTAAATATGGAAAAAGCCTTCAGCCTGCTCTCTGGAGAAATGCCCCTTTCTTAGTTTTATCCATATGGGCGGCAGCCAAGCTTTTCAATAGGCCAAGAGAGCTGTCAATCATTCCTGCTGACAAGGTGGGATGACTTTCTTACCACGAGTCACTTATATGTGAGACAGACTGATGGTATCTGAGTATTGACACTGTCTGatttaaagatgaaaaacataaaGATGAAggtcaaacagatgtttaatATGATTCATTATCTCCACTGTAGCTCTTCAAACAATCACCAGCCCAGTTATCTACTGATCTATATAAACAATACTTGAAATAAAACAGCACAACTTTGATAAAGTACTGATCTGAGTCTGAATGTTGTTTTAAGGTGGAGGCACAACAGAAGAAAGGGATTCTGACTCGACCTCTAGATCTTCTGCTCACACTCACTCTCATAGGAACTATCAGCTTCACTCTCTTTAGAGGATTTGTGAGTATCATTCCACTatctctccatccatccatccgctCATCCATCTATCCACTCATTCACTCATCTATTCATCCACTCATTCATACACTCACTCATCTAtacatccatccacccatccatacactcatccatccatccatccatccatccatccatccatccattcactcattcactcatctattcatccatccatcaatccatccatccactcaTCTATACATCcatacatccatccatccatacactcatccatccatccatccatccatccatccatccatccatccatccatccatccactccTCCTTTCATTCATCCacttatccatccatccatccatccatccatccatccactcatctatccatccatccatccatccatccatccatccatccatccatccactcatccttccatccatccatccatccatccaaccatccatccatccatccatccgtccatccattcatccatccatccatccatccatccatccatccatccatccatccatccatccatccatccatccatccatccatccatccatctatctatctatctatctatccatccatccatccatctatccactCTTCCTTCCATTCATCCACTTATCCATCCattaatccatccatccactcatccatccatcctcccatccttccatccagttatctatccatccatccatccacccatccacTCTTCCTTCCATTCATCCACTTATCCATCCattaatccatccatccactcatccatccatcctcccatccttccatccagttatccatccatccatccatccaatctTCCTTCCATTCATCCACTTATCCATCCattaatccatccatccactcatccatccatcctcccatccttccatccagttatctatccatccatccatccatccatccacccatccacTCTTCCTTCCATTCATCCACTTATCCATCCATTAATCCATCcactcatccatccatcctcccatccttccatccagttatctatttatccatccatccatcctcttATCTTTTCATCCATGTACTCATTTTAATGTCCTTCTAtcatttttctctttcacaGGTTGTTCTTGAATGTTCTTTGGACTGGTGTTTTTCTTACATTTACCAGTATGAGCCATACATGAAAGACAGTGTTGGATTTCCTAAAGTATCAGTGAGTTCACTATATTTGTGCACTATATTTGTGTATTTTGGCAGATACATTGTATAGTATCATGTGTAAAAGAAGTGTTTTTATTATACCATCACAGACTTTATCTAGCTATGAAACTTTTTCTGCAACTAGCATATTTTGAAATGGACATTTCAGGAATTTCTGTGTTTATAAGGTGTAAATGTTTAGTAATGCAGCCCTTTACACAATCTGTATGAACTTCTGTAGTGTTAGCCCACAAAACATTCACTTTGATAATCTACTAGATTGGATTATAGTGATGAATATATAGAGATGAACTCTTTCATTTCTATTCTATGTGCGTGTAGATGTTGGTGTTTCTGTTTTATGCTCTGCCTCTCCTGACGGCGTGCGTTTATGGACTACTGACTCCTGGATGTACCTGGATGTTGGACTGGACACTGATTCTTGCTGGAGCTATAGCTCAGGTAAACATGTCAAGAATCATCAACACTGTTAATGGACTGCTTACATTGTCTGCTTATTCAGATCATTGTTGAAGCACACGTTCTTGTATCTCACTACAGTTCTGATGTTTTCACAGATTCAGTGGACTCACATCGGAGCATCCATTCACTCACGCACACCTTTCACCTACCGGGTTCCCAAAGATGAGTGGCATCTCGTGATGACCCTGAACCTGCTGTACGCCGCTGTGCCCGTTCTCCTCGCCGCCCGCTGCTACACGGACCAGGCGTTCTTCATGAAGATCACTCCACAGGTACAAGCCAGCAACGGTAAGAAGATGAAATAGAGCCTTCACCTGCAAGAACATCCTAAAGGATTATAATCCACTGAGAAGAACGTGTGATGGAGAAACATCTACCACAAGATCAGATGCTGAAGTGTTACAGAGGAGAAACCTTTGAAAATAAGAGTTTGGTCTTATTGATAGAAACTAACTAGCTGAGAAAGCCTCGGTCTGATCAGCCTCAGACGATATTGGAAGCAGAGTGTTTTTCCAATTTAAATCTTTATTTGTATGCTGGGTTACAAAAGTACTACTGTACAAATGCTTCAGTTGTCTGAGATTTACTGAGACAAACAATTCAAGATTAGAAGTAGATTCAGACTAAAGTGCAAACATTTATGGTCAGTTTACTGGACaggtcttatcctagtcccagactaaaatgcattgagctgccttaatttaaaatcaTATTTCATATATTACAGACATATATCCTTACActtatcagtgccattgttttgtctcaacaTGCACACCCATAAAtgaggtatgtttgtaaaaaacacttaaatgttttaatataactaaggccttcgttcctggattaatctaaaccctgtccgggaaaccgacCCTCAGTATTCAGTGACTATATTTAgtataaagtaaatattttaaatatttatatcacctgTAATATTAGTTATTGGGCATAAAGGTACAATCTTGCTATGGTTTAACACATTCTGTTTATCTTATGTTTGTTTTAGAAAAAGGGTTTTTTAGTTTCCAattgtttatttgtgtaaatGTGTGAAATGTTTTAAACTACTGATGTTAATCTCTGTGTTCATGGCTTATCTCTCAACAGTAAATGAGTCATTTAGTGAAATCTCAATAAATTTGGACTCTgaaatgtgtgtgcatgtgtgcgtgtgtgtgcatatgtgtgtgtgtgtgtgtgtgtgtgtgtgtgtgtgtatcaggTGTTTTTTATAAGGAGACGACtcaaacattctgggagggagGAGTTAAGAAACACTgcttatttaaaatatctgttTGGTTGAATCATGAAATCATGAATTCAATTCAGGTCACAAATCTCCccaaaatgaaagaaaataagaaacttctgtcataaaacaaaaacacaatgacTTTTTGAGCCATCTTTTGTGCACTATTATTGTGTTGTTGGATAAATAAACTTCCAACATTACCTAAATCAAGCTTTTCTGTGGCCGTGCTCTTTGTCTGTCGTGATATCTCTGGTATTCTGTCTGTTAGGCTCTAAAGGGAACGCAGGGGCACAGGTTCACCGTGTAGAGATATTTATTACATTGCAACATTGAGATGAAAGATTATCTTTGTCATGTCTAATCCAATCTCTGACCCTTGATTCTGTAGATAGCGATGTCACCCTAGCTGTCCTGATGATCTTTCACTTAGTTATTATCAGACAGACATTAACCTGCATGTGCaaaactgacacacacacacacacaaacacacacacacacacacacacacacacacacacacagtgatgTATTGAACTGAAGAGATCTGTATAACACTTCACTTTGTGAATGAGAAATAAAACTGAACTGATGCTGTCTTTGTCTTCTGAAAGATTTCATGTTTTCATTCATTTCTGAACATGTGATGCATTATGAAATCAGAAAAGTCCTTACGATTTAATTTACACCTGCCAGTGGATTTAGGATTTAGTGGATGTTTATACCTGTATCTGAAATGTATTTGTATTCTGTGTAAGAAATTATTGTACAGTATCTCCCCAAAATAGATTTAATATTGCTGAACCTTTTAGTTCTGTGCCCTGTTCTTCTTAAAACATCTCAACTGAGATGAGTTGTGTACAGAAGATTTGAATAAGGCTGAGTTTGAAATGAAGCTTAGCTTCAAATCTTGGTGAGCTCCCAGTTAGACAGGTTAAACACTGTGGGGTTAGGTTAGAAGAACATTACAAGAAAGCAGCAACATTATAACTTCTTAaataacaccctagcaaccaaccagaccaccctagcaaccatataGCAATAAAGTGAAGCATCTGCTTAGCAACACCCTGACAACATCACACCAGCATCATGACAGCACAATTCAGACACGAAACATTATTGTCTGAACATTTTATAATCTATATTTTATAATCTAGGAATGTTTATAGAAGTGAAAAACCATCTAGATAATCTCagtagtagtaataataatagtaataaaaatcttgaaatacATCTAGTAATATTTAACTTTGATTTCAATTGTTTAATAAAGCAAGAAACAACATCTGGTCTAATTCAATCAGGTTTATTGGTGGAgtttaataaagaaaaacaaaccatagtcataaaaacactacagagAGATCTGATCTTCACACAAATCACATTCAGAGACATCAGATTGAagtattaaaacaaatgtttgtgtGAGTTGATAAAAGGCACAGCTGACCTCCCATAACCTCTCAAAAACATCACCAGGTCACACTTCAGTCCAAAATAAGCCTTTCActttataatatactgtatattgatACTCTAGTAATACTGGAATGTTGCTTGTGAGATTCACCTAAAGATGTGACCGTGTTAAAACAGTAAACACTGAATGATATGAAAGAATCAATGATCAAAACCTTTCAATTAATCCACAGATACAGCAGAAAATCTATCTTGATCATTCTTCATCTAACATATAATGCTCACTATAGAATACATGTACAGAAATAAACACACTGAACAAACTCAGAGCACAGAgagaaaagaaaacacacaTTCAATTCACACTCGCACCTGCTGGGTTACTTTACAAACatgttaaacacacacacacacacacacacacacacacacacacacacacacacacacacacacacacacacacacacacacacacacacacacacacacacacacacacacacacacacacacttcacacATAAGCAGAGTCTTAAGGTGACTGTGAATGAAATGGCACAAGATTCAAGTTTAATACTGTTTATACACTCGAAAGAAActgagttgtttcaacccaaagtTAGGTCAAATATGAagaaacccaactgttgggttataaataactCTATGCTGGTTTGTTATTAACCAACTATTGTTTTAAAAAACCCAATATTTTAAGAGTGAGACACAAAACCCTCTGTATTATTTCAGCAAACACGCGCATCTTTCAGCTATCTCTAATGTGGAGATCAAACAACATCTGGATCACACGCTTGATTCTCTGAAGATACCAGTAACAACACACATAGTGCAGATTAACCCATGTTGGAGATGACTTTTACCATTTCAGAGCTCTATGAAAATTAAAGATCTTTTGCTCTCACAGTGAATCATTTCAAAAACATACAGACCATCAGCAAACACATGCAAGACAATGTGTGTAGTGTTTGTTGAAAATCATGACAgatcataaaaacacaaaatcaatCAAAATCCAAATAAAAACTACACAAACTTTTAAAAGGTGTCCTTGtcttatattttctgatttgtGCACAATAAACACTGCTGGGTTACTTTCAAACCAGCACTCGGTCAAAAGGGACAAAGACAACCTGCTGGGTTGGTTTAACTACACATTGTTTGGTCAGATATACTGTATgtctgggtttgtcccttttgacccaacactggtttaaaaataacccagcgttttttaactctttccctgccattgacgagttaactcatcaattaagagaaaacgcttccctgccaatgacgagtatttccggcaatccgtaatACCGCAATTATCCACGAGGTAgcgctcttccgcaacttataaaaccagaagtattgccctatagGGACAACAGCGGTAtgtcagtgtatgttttgagaatcactctgaatctgatctctatcaaaagtccttctctctcaattatctcagctttttgctcaaaatttggctttttttgaagaaacctacccatatttgagcggtgataaaaagaaaactaatgaaggtaggattcttttttttttaaagcagagggtctgttctttcatttgatatatagtatgtttatatatttgaagaagaacattttctgaaaggtattaaacttttgtgaaaatcatgaaaaatgctggcaacttttgaaaaaaaaaaaacactggcggggaaagagttaatgtgtAATCTTCTTTATCAAACAGAAACAGCTCAACATTACTGCAGAGGATTAAAACATAACATGTAGGCCTAAATGATGTAAAGTTGAAAACAACATAGATGACTTTGTGATTTATCAGTCgagtatttaaagggacacttcacctttttgcattaatctttgtaaagttagaaccccagtcatgtttttgaatggtcgtgcattatttccactgagacaggagaaatacagatttcagtgttgcacttccttctttcaatgatgtaaaaatcatcattttgcatcattgaaagaaggaagtccaatatctttgttgagggggtaagactacaaacactcctttccttggtcaaataggcaccaaattcgaaatgtatgttacatttcgactacaaatatgatctactttccataaagattaatgtttccacgtgtgaaatgctcctttaagaaGACAAACTGACCACATTTTCTGTTTCTAATAAACAGGGGCCTATGCAGTTTTTCTATTACAGAGCTAAATATCATTCTTACTCAGTGACCTGGCAGAAATGCAAAGTTTAGTAGAGACCACACTGAATACAAATCTTGAAACAttacaaaacacaaataacCTACAGCTGAAGCAAACACTACTGTCATCTGTACGAGTAACTCTATACAGATCTGTCTCTATATCACTGACTGCATTAATAATCTTCTGTCTGTCAATCTACAGTAACAACCCTTCAGACCTCATCAAGACCATCTCTGATTATAAAACCTAAATGACTTGAACTGTAGTCACAAAGTTTTGAAGAAAGTGAGAAGATAAGGAGGTGATGAGAAGATCAGG of Misgurnus anguillicaudatus chromosome 2, ASM2758022v2, whole genome shotgun sequence contains these proteins:
- the tm6sf2a gene encoding transmembrane 6 superfamily member 2, translated to MWMMNLPPQISVFILSLTAPFILYTINNVSILQDPQVILAIGIAVLTTVLLLAKFSLKTKTDVDPLFYVFAVFSFTSVVGITNALQQDGYIKGFMDFYISKAEPYLSSAHCIMMGYWDGVVHYGLLLIMLHQMSTGKPFRSMALVWAGSIIAHQIVLIPGIIIGKYGKSLQPALWRNAPFLVLSIWAAAKLFNRPRELSIIPADKVEAQQKKGILTRPLDLLLTLTLIGTISFTLFRGFVVLECSLDWCFSYIYQYEPYMKDSVGFPKVSMLVFLFYALPLLTACVYGLLTPGCTWMLDWTLILAGAIAQIQWTHIGASIHSRTPFTYRVPKDEWHLVMTLNLLYAAVPVLLAARCYTDQAFFMKITPQVQASNGKKMK